TGATAAAGAAATACGATTCATCGGAATCGGCGATCGCCTTGCGCACGAACTGCACGAACACGCCCGGCGCCATCTGGAATCCGTCGCCGTCGTCGGCCGGACGATACCCGCACACGAATTCGTCATAGCTCGTGTTCTGGTGGAATTGCACGAACTTGATATGGTCGTCGTCTTTGCGCCCCAGCATGTCCCAGGCAAGCCGTTTGGCGGCGAAGGTCTTGCCCGTACCCGGAGCGCCCTGCAGAATCACGTTTTTCTTGCGCCGCAGCAGCGCCTTCAGCTCGCCCAGTTCCCCGGAAGTCAAGAACACATCATCCAAAAAATCTTTGTCGGTATACGGTTCCACTTCGGCCTCATTCATAGGCGAAGATTCGGACTCCGTTGAGGTTTCTGGTTTATCGGCATACAGCGGATAGTTTGAAAGATCCATGTTGTTGAGTGCCTCCATCACTTCCGGTCGTAATGTCCATTCATAGACGCCATGTCGATATTTTGCCACATCTCGACCTAGACATGTCACCGTCCAATATGGATACGAATTTCTTGGCTGGTGAACAGACACCAGACCGACTTTCTTTGCGACTTTCTCCCCTAAAGTCGGAATATTGCTCAAATAGAAGTGCATATCTCGGCCATATCGGTCGCTCAGCTCAGCGCATGTCATTCCCTGCGGGTTTTCCGCCAAACATTTCAGAGCAATAAGATTGTTGGCGGTGGTTATCGTCGAATCGCGAAGAATCTGCTCCCATTGTTCCGCGTTGATACCGTTATCACGCTTCTTTCGTGAAGGATACCAATAGTCAGACTGCTGGGCCTCATACGAAAGACAATAAGGCGTTTTGGAAGTCAAATCGCTCAGTTCAGCCAAAAACTCAAGATAGATCTCGCCGTCTACGGATCGAGGCAGCTCAATCTGCAATTTAACCGCTAAATACTTTTCAAGGTCGCCATAAATTGGAAGGTATGCTTCGGGCCTCATCCAGAACAGACCCTTGGTCAGCTTCGTGAGGCTGACATCATCTTGCTTATTCATGCGATTAAACGCAGCAATGAAATCCCGAACAAGTACAGCGTCTTGATCATCACCTACGTCAGCACCAGCATCTTCATCCGCACAACGTATGGCCGCTTCGAACATTTCCCAGTTATGGTCCACGATGTCGGTTTCGCCGTCCCAATATTGCCAACGTTGCGGATTCGTCACCGGGATGCCGTCGAAATCCTCGGGCAATGGCGTGCTCAAACCAAAATGGGTGAGAATGGTCTTGATCGCATCATTGCGTTTGTCTTCCCGCTGTAACTTGCCGTTGAACATCGAGAAGAACGTAAACGGATCCATGTCTTGGAACCGCTCGCCCAAAATCTCCTCGACTATGTCCGCCAGCGGACCACGGTCATGCCGATAATCCAAGAGTTTCGTGGCGATGGCCTCGTAAACCGGCACCCATGTGAATCGTCCCTGCTGCCCCGCATCGTCCGTCGTCCGCGCCACCATCGCCCCTTCGCTGGAATATTTTTACTCAGTATATAAACCGAGCGTGCCAAAAACGCAGACGCCCGAAAGCGCCAACCTACTCCGGCCGCAACCTGAGTCAAAAAGCAATATTTCGGGCCCATTTCATTGCTTTCCG
This Bifidobacterium sp. ESL0790 DNA region includes the following protein-coding sequences:
- a CDS encoding AAA family ATPase; this encodes MVARTTDDAGQQGRFTWVPVYEAIATKLLDYRHDRGPLADIVEEILGERFQDMDPFTFFSMFNGKLQREDKRNDAIKTILTHFGLSTPLPEDFDGIPVTNPQRWQYWDGETDIVDHNWEMFEAAIRCADEDAGADVGDDQDAVLVRDFIAAFNRMNKQDDVSLTKLTKGLFWMRPEAYLPIYGDLEKYLAVKLQIELPRSVDGEIYLEFLAELSDLTSKTPYCLSYEAQQSDYWYPSRKKRDNGINAEQWEQILRDSTITTANNLIALKCLAENPQGMTCAELSDRYGRDMHFYLSNIPTLGEKVAKKVGLVSVHQPRNSYPYWTVTCLGRDVAKYRHGVYEWTLRPEVMEALNNMDLSNYPLYADKPETSTESESSPMNEAEVEPYTDKDFLDDVFLTSGELGELKALLRRKKNVILQGAPGTGKTFAAKRLAWDMLGRKDDDHIKFVQFHQNTSYDEFVCGYRPADDGDGFQMAPGVFVQFVRKAIADSDESYFFIIDEINRANISKVFGELLMTIEEDHRGPDNAVTLTVSQEQFYVPKNLYIIGMMNTADRGLALIDYALRRRFAFFTMKPALDNKKFKEQLAKRDDPRLSALVEAVRSLNRDIAKDDALGEGFCIGHSYFCENDEGDTESFARSVAQYELIPLIQEYWFDNKDKVDTECNRLLECVK